Proteins encoded by one window of Mus musculus strain C57BL/6J chromosome 10, GRCm38.p6 C57BL/6J:
- the Hdac2 gene encoding histone deacetylase 2 isoform X2: MAVNWAGGLHHAKKSEASGFCYVNDIVLAILELLKYHQRVLYIDIDIHHGDGVEEAFYTTDRVMTVSFHKYGEYFPGTGDLRDIGAGKGKYYAVNFPMRDGIDDESYGQIFKPIISKVMEMYQPSAVVLQCGADSLSGDRLGCFNLTVKGHAKCVEVVKTFNLPLLMLGGGGYTIRNVARCWTYETAVALDCEIPNELPYNDYFEYFGPDFKLHISPSNMTNQNTPEYMEKIKQRLFENLRMLPHAPGVQMQAIPEDAVHEDSGDEDGEDPDKRISIRASDKRIACDEEFSDSEDEGEGGRRNVADHKKGAKKARIEEDKKETEDKKTDVKEEDKSKDNSGEKTDPKGAKSEQLSNP, translated from the exons ATGGCTGTCAATTGGGCTGGAGGACTACATCATGCCAAGAAGTCAGAAGCATCAGGGTTCTGCTATGTTAATGATATTGTGCTTGCCATCCTCGAATTACTTAA GTATCATCAGAGAGTCTTATATATTGACATAGACATCCACCATGGTGATGGTGTTGAGGAAGCTTTTTATACAACAGATCGCGTGATGACCGTCTCATTCCATAAATATGGGGAATACTTTCCTGGAACAGGAGACTTGAGG GATATTGGTGCTGGAAAGGGAAAATACTATGCTGTCAATTTTCCCATGAGAGATGGTATAGATGATGAATCATATGGACAAATTTTTAAGCCT ATCATCTCAAAAGTGATGGAGATGTACCAGCCTAGCGCGGTGGTGCTGCAGTGTGGCGCAGACTCCCTGTCTGGGGACAGGCTTGGTTGTTTCAATCTAACTGTCAAAG GTCATGCTAAATGTGTAGAAGTAGTGAAAACTTTTAACTTGCCATTGCTGATGCTCGGTGGAGGAGGCTACACAATCCGGAATGTTGCCCGATGTTGGACATATGAGACTGCAGTTGCCCTTGATTGTGAAATTCCCAATG agttGCCATATAATGATTACTTTGAGTATTTTGGACCAGACTTCAAACTGCATATTAGTCCTTCAAACATGACAAACCAGAACACTCCAGAATATATGGAAAAGATAAA ACAGCGTTTATTTGAAAATCTACGTATGTTACCACATGCACCTGGTGTTCAAATGCAAGCTATTCCAGAGGATGCTGTTCATGAAGACAGTGGAGATGAGGATGGAGAAGACCCGGACAAAAGAATTTCCA TTCGAGCATCAGACAAACGGATAGCTTGCGATGAAGAGTTTTCAGATTCTGAGGATGAAGGTGAAGGAGGTCGTAGGAATGTTGCTGATCATAAGAAAGGAGCAAAGAAGGCTAGGATTGAAGAAGACAAGAAGGAGACAGAGGACAAGAAGACAG
- the Hdac2 gene encoding histone deacetylase 2, translated as MAYSQGGGKKKVCYYYDGDIGNYYYGQGHPMKPHRIRMTHNLLLNYGLYRKMEIYRPHKATAEEMTKYHSDEYIKFLRSIRPDNMSEYSKQMQRFNVGEDCPVFDGLFEFCQLSTGGSVAGAVKLNRQQTDMAVNWAGGLHHAKKSEASGFCYVNDIVLAILELLKYHQRVLYIDIDIHHGDGVEEAFYTTDRVMTVSFHKYGEYFPGTGDLRDIGAGKGKYYAVNFPMRDGIDDESYGQIFKPIISKVMEMYQPSAVVLQCGADSLSGDRLGCFNLTVKGHAKCVEVVKTFNLPLLMLGGGGYTIRNVARCWTYETAVALDCEIPNELPYNDYFEYFGPDFKLHISPSNMTNQNTPEYMEKIKQRLFENLRMLPHAPGVQMQAIPEDAVHEDSGDEDGEDPDKRISIRASDKRIACDEEFSDSEDEGEGGRRNVADHKKGAKKARIEEDKKETEDKKTDVKEEDKSKDNSGEKTDPKGAKSEQLSNP; from the exons GTGATATTGGCAATTATTATTATGGCCAGGGTCATCCCATGAAGCCTCATAGAATCCGGATGACTCATAACTTGCTGCTAAATTATGGTTTATACCGAAAAATGGAAATATAT aGGCCTCATAAAGCCACTGCTGAAGAAATGACTAAATACCACAGCGATGAGTATATCAAGTTTCTACGATCAATAAGACCAGATAATATGTCTGAGTACAGTAAGCAGATGCAGAGAT TTAACGTCGGAGAAGATTGTCCGGTGTTTGATGGACTCTTTGAGTTTTGTCAGCTCTCCACGGGTGGTTCAGTTG CTGGGGCTGTGAAATTAAACCGGCAACAAACTGATATGGCTGTCAATTGGGCTGGAGGACTACATCATGCCAAGAAGTCAGAAGCATCAGGGTTCTGCTATGTTAATGATATTGTGCTTGCCATCCTCGAATTACTTAA GTATCATCAGAGAGTCTTATATATTGACATAGACATCCACCATGGTGATGGTGTTGAGGAAGCTTTTTATACAACAGATCGCGTGATGACCGTCTCATTCCATAAATATGGGGAATACTTTCCTGGAACAGGAGACTTGAGG GATATTGGTGCTGGAAAGGGAAAATACTATGCTGTCAATTTTCCCATGAGAGATGGTATAGATGATGAATCATATGGACAAATTTTTAAGCCT ATCATCTCAAAAGTGATGGAGATGTACCAGCCTAGCGCGGTGGTGCTGCAGTGTGGCGCAGACTCCCTGTCTGGGGACAGGCTTGGTTGTTTCAATCTAACTGTCAAAG GTCATGCTAAATGTGTAGAAGTAGTGAAAACTTTTAACTTGCCATTGCTGATGCTCGGTGGAGGAGGCTACACAATCCGGAATGTTGCCCGATGTTGGACATATGAGACTGCAGTTGCCCTTGATTGTGAAATTCCCAATG agttGCCATATAATGATTACTTTGAGTATTTTGGACCAGACTTCAAACTGCATATTAGTCCTTCAAACATGACAAACCAGAACACTCCAGAATATATGGAAAAGATAAA ACAGCGTTTATTTGAAAATCTACGTATGTTACCACATGCACCTGGTGTTCAAATGCAAGCTATTCCAGAGGATGCTGTTCATGAAGACAGTGGAGATGAGGATGGAGAAGACCCGGACAAAAGAATTTCCA TTCGAGCATCAGACAAACGGATAGCTTGCGATGAAGAGTTTTCAGATTCTGAGGATGAAGGTGAAGGAGGTCGTAGGAATGTTGCTGATCATAAGAAAGGAGCAAAGAAGGCTAGGATTGAAGAAGACAAGAAGGAGACAGAGGACAAGAAGACAG
- the Hdac2 gene encoding histone deacetylase 2 isoform X1, producing the protein MKPHRIRMTHNLLLNYGLYRKMEIYRPHKATAEEMTKYHSDEYIKFLRSIRPDNMSEYSKQMQRFNVGEDCPVFDGLFEFCQLSTGGSVAGAVKLNRQQTDMAVNWAGGLHHAKKSEASGFCYVNDIVLAILELLKYHQRVLYIDIDIHHGDGVEEAFYTTDRVMTVSFHKYGEYFPGTGDLRDIGAGKGKYYAVNFPMRDGIDDESYGQIFKPIISKVMEMYQPSAVVLQCGADSLSGDRLGCFNLTVKGHAKCVEVVKTFNLPLLMLGGGGYTIRNVARCWTYETAVALDCEIPNELPYNDYFEYFGPDFKLHISPSNMTNQNTPEYMEKIKQRLFENLRMLPHAPGVQMQAIPEDAVHEDSGDEDGEDPDKRISIRASDKRIACDEEFSDSEDEGEGGRRNVADHKKGAKKARIEEDKKETEDKKTDVKEEDKSKDNSGEKTDPKGAKSEQLSNP; encoded by the exons ATGAAGCCTCATAGAATCCGGATGACTCATAACTTGCTGCTAAATTATGGTTTATACCGAAAAATGGAAATATAT aGGCCTCATAAAGCCACTGCTGAAGAAATGACTAAATACCACAGCGATGAGTATATCAAGTTTCTACGATCAATAAGACCAGATAATATGTCTGAGTACAGTAAGCAGATGCAGAGAT TTAACGTCGGAGAAGATTGTCCGGTGTTTGATGGACTCTTTGAGTTTTGTCAGCTCTCCACGGGTGGTTCAGTTG CTGGGGCTGTGAAATTAAACCGGCAACAAACTGATATGGCTGTCAATTGGGCTGGAGGACTACATCATGCCAAGAAGTCAGAAGCATCAGGGTTCTGCTATGTTAATGATATTGTGCTTGCCATCCTCGAATTACTTAA GTATCATCAGAGAGTCTTATATATTGACATAGACATCCACCATGGTGATGGTGTTGAGGAAGCTTTTTATACAACAGATCGCGTGATGACCGTCTCATTCCATAAATATGGGGAATACTTTCCTGGAACAGGAGACTTGAGG GATATTGGTGCTGGAAAGGGAAAATACTATGCTGTCAATTTTCCCATGAGAGATGGTATAGATGATGAATCATATGGACAAATTTTTAAGCCT ATCATCTCAAAAGTGATGGAGATGTACCAGCCTAGCGCGGTGGTGCTGCAGTGTGGCGCAGACTCCCTGTCTGGGGACAGGCTTGGTTGTTTCAATCTAACTGTCAAAG GTCATGCTAAATGTGTAGAAGTAGTGAAAACTTTTAACTTGCCATTGCTGATGCTCGGTGGAGGAGGCTACACAATCCGGAATGTTGCCCGATGTTGGACATATGAGACTGCAGTTGCCCTTGATTGTGAAATTCCCAATG agttGCCATATAATGATTACTTTGAGTATTTTGGACCAGACTTCAAACTGCATATTAGTCCTTCAAACATGACAAACCAGAACACTCCAGAATATATGGAAAAGATAAA ACAGCGTTTATTTGAAAATCTACGTATGTTACCACATGCACCTGGTGTTCAAATGCAAGCTATTCCAGAGGATGCTGTTCATGAAGACAGTGGAGATGAGGATGGAGAAGACCCGGACAAAAGAATTTCCA TTCGAGCATCAGACAAACGGATAGCTTGCGATGAAGAGTTTTCAGATTCTGAGGATGAAGGTGAAGGAGGTCGTAGGAATGTTGCTGATCATAAGAAAGGAGCAAAGAAGGCTAGGATTGAAGAAGACAAGAAGGAGACAGAGGACAAGAAGACAG